A single genomic interval of Camelus bactrianus isolate YW-2024 breed Bactrian camel chromosome 15, ASM4877302v1, whole genome shotgun sequence harbors:
- the LOC105078958 gene encoding large ribosomal subunit protein eL32-like, translated as MAALRPLVTPKIVKKRTEKFIRHQSDRYVKIKQNWRKPRGTDNRVRRRFKGQIPMPSIGYGSNKKTKHMLPSGFREFLVHNVKELEVLLMCNKSYCAEMAHNVSSKNRKAIVERAAQLAIRVTNPNARLRSEENE; from the coding sequence ATGGCCGCCCTCAGACCCCTCGTGACGCCCAAGATCGTCAAAAAGAGGACCGAGAAGTTCATCCGGCACCAGTCAGACCGATATGTCAAAATTAAGCAGAACTGGCGGAAACCCAGAGGCACTGACAACAGGGTGCGCAGGAGATTCAAGGGCCAGATCCCGATGCCCAGCATCGGCTATGGgagcaacaagaaaacaaagcacaTGCTGCCCAGCGGCTTCCGCGAGTTCCTGGTTCACAACGTCAAGGAGCTCGAAGTGCTGCTGATGTGCAACAAATCTTACTGTGCTGAGATGGCTCACAACGTCTCCTCCAAGAACCGCAAAGCCATTGTGGAAAGAGCAGCCCAGCTGGCCATCAGAGTGACCAATCCCAATGCCAGGCTGCGCagtgaagaaaatgaatag